In Deltaproteobacteria bacterium, the following are encoded in one genomic region:
- a CDS encoding sulfatase, which translates to MTEQVRTAGVATGAVTEDGWLAAGTGFERGFDEYKEDKSADIMVPAGQVAKTFAAAKAWLKRHADQRFFLFLHTFQVHDPYAPPTKYASLFPADDHGNVIGAAAPSHVREARDYDREIRYVDDELGSLLGAMDDLGLGDNTVFVVVSDHGEAFLEHGFLRHSSFVFEEVSHVPLLMRGPGIPRGVRVTAPVGHVDLANTIASFFGVEPPRGSRGVDLRRTFREGNSAVDGAFYFTESWGSVVTGPSGTLTAFFAPAFSVRQGSRKTARYNGNGGSRWSECYDLAKDPDERVNLCAGTTPEPADLAATLDAYREVAARHRAHLLPADDAQPEGPRKAPLDPAQEEKLRALGYIR; encoded by the coding sequence GTGACCGAGCAGGTCCGCACCGCGGGCGTAGCGACGGGCGCCGTGACCGAAGACGGCTGGCTCGCCGCGGGGACCGGCTTCGAGAGAGGTTTCGACGAGTACAAGGAAGACAAGAGCGCGGACATCATGGTTCCCGCAGGCCAAGTCGCCAAAACGTTCGCCGCAGCGAAGGCATGGCTGAAGCGTCACGCGGACCAACGGTTCTTCTTGTTCCTGCATACCTTCCAGGTCCACGATCCCTATGCGCCGCCCACGAAGTACGCGAGCCTGTTTCCCGCGGACGACCACGGCAACGTGATCGGCGCGGCCGCACCGTCGCATGTCCGAGAAGCCAGGGACTACGATCGCGAGATTCGCTACGTGGACGACGAGCTCGGCTCATTGCTGGGCGCGATGGATGATCTCGGCCTCGGCGACAACACCGTATTCGTCGTCGTATCCGATCACGGAGAGGCATTTCTGGAGCACGGCTTCCTCCGTCACAGCTCATTCGTCTTCGAAGAGGTCAGCCACGTGCCCTTGCTGATGCGGGGCCCCGGCATTCCGCGCGGGGTGCGCGTCACCGCGCCCGTCGGTCACGTCGATCTCGCGAACACGATCGCATCGTTCTTCGGTGTCGAGCCGCCGCGTGGCTCGCGTGGCGTCGACCTGCGACGAACGTTTCGCGAGGGGAACTCCGCCGTCGACGGCGCCTTCTACTTCACCGAGTCATGGGGCAGCGTCGTTACCGGCCCGAGCGGCACGCTGACCGCATTCTTTGCACCCGCATTCTCCGTTCGCCAAGGCTCGCGCAAGACTGCGCGCTACAACGGCAACGGTGGATCACGGTGGTCCGAATGCTACGACCTCGCCAAGGACCCCGACGAACGAGTGAATCTATGCGCGGGCACGACGCCGGAGCCGGCGGATCTCGCGGCGACGCTCGACGCCTACCGGGAGGTGGCAGCACGACACCGCGCCCATCTCCTCCCCGCCGACGATGCGCAACCCGAAGGGCCGCGAAAGGCGCCCCTGGATCCCGCGCAGGAGGAAAAACTGCGCGCGCTCGGCTACATCCGGTGA